Proteins co-encoded in one Lacerta agilis isolate rLacAgi1 chromosome 6, rLacAgi1.pri, whole genome shotgun sequence genomic window:
- the LRRC41 gene encoding leucine-rich repeat-containing protein 41 isoform X1: MEAKSAEEISDRCPLSLFELSGAAVSSAMGRVEREVWALPGPILQGILPLLNIYYLDRIEETAVKKGLSTQPIWCKLWFDIMKTRPSRLESIKCWRKKFIETFFSNVLRGILDVSLHQRLSDPSFLPLLHTSRHVTQLTIYNMLEGVSELMAKHNQSVLENLAVSLTSLTFRHLLSSSLSTRQQLSSFLHRLIHHGAVNHLSMYTWPDPDPALLALILKMSAGVWHPGKTLLDQENLCHLCREKCVDQSQKLDEEPWGSRRPFQRSVSGQHNNSNLRNEKLLPSIPQESLLGFQNAVELARTSSETLKAPVGCRLGCNSRQSKMQQSSCSENYSAEEGSVTFIPAKTFQDVPTLGKYQKRRKAVTAKKRGCHQRSSKVPTESEDLYDFVFAIAREEEENTPCSERRNAKEEESLASCSRLSEEAASSSGTVCTEGTRSAGMPSLKTTGHFRSVSTLEVFSISLTRNMCQMLGNLLSTWVSLEKLVLSLNGLGPGIFSILSGLRALSRHSDYRLRVVRISDMFSHVPCMNLVHAFLSAVPLLQTLLVNFDLKTATERGRPEESWDLSPFEEEIPESHLEHLEIRFPREPLQTSLLVPVLKASRSLQSLSLDSVAISCPQEVGLLLQALKEYSPSLKKLSFHDVNLSGHSKEVLLLLQDPILQEITFSFCRLFENCTAELLSEIINVVKKNSTLKSLRLPGNRLGNHRLVALADIFSEDSSSSICHLDLSSNCIKPAGLLEFAKKLENYIAQRGEQIKFTKLCLYQNWLDQDTVTAQEALWRLKAMCSIVSDTWDSSQALADYISVM; the protein is encoded by the exons ATGGAGGCCAAGTCTGCGGAAGAGATTTCTGATCGGTGCCCCCTCAGCCTGTTTGAGCTCAGCGGGGCGGCAGTCAGCTCCGCCATGGGACGCGTGGAGAGAGAGGTTTGGg CACTTCCAGGTCCGATACTTCAAGGAATCTTGCCTCTGCTTAACATCTACTACCTGGACCGAATTGAGGAGACCGCTGTGAAAAAAG GACTCTCAACCCAACCTATATGGTGCAAGCTCTGGTTTGACATAATGAAAACAAGACCTTCTAGATTAGAG AGCATCAAGTGTTGGAGGAAGAAGTTCATTGAAACTTTCTTCTCAAATGTGCTGCGTGGCATCCTGGATGTGTCTTTACACCAGCGCCTAAGTGACCCTTCCTTTTTGCCCCTGCTGCACACTTCACGGCATGTTACCCAGCTTACCATCTACAACATGCTTGAGGGAGTATCAGAGCTGATGGCCAAACATAATCAGAGCGTCCTAGAAAACTTGGCTGTCTCCCTCACATCCCTGACATTCCGCCACCTCCTGTCCTCCAGTCTGTCTACTAGGCAACAGTTGAGTTCATTCCTTCATCGCCTAATTCATCATGGGGCTGTGAACCACCTCTCTATGTATACTTGGCCTGACCCTGACCCAGCACTTTTAGCCCTCATTCTGAAAATGAGTGCTGGGGTTTGGCACCCTGGAAAAACACTCCTGGACCAAGAAAACCTTTGCCATCTGTGCAGAGAGAAATGTGTTGACCAGAGCCAAAAGTTAGATGAAGAGCCTTGGGGTTCAAGGCGGCCATTTCAGAGATCAGTAAGTGGCCAACATAATAATAGCAATCTGAGGAATGAGAAACTGTTACCTAGCATACCTCAAGAATCTCTTCTGGGCTTTCAAAATGCAGTAGAGTTGgccagaactagcagtgaaactctaAAAGCCCCGGTGGGATGCAGATTGGGTTGCAATTCTAGGCAAAGCAAAATGCAGCAGAGCTCATGTTCAGAAAATTATAGTGCTGAAGAGGGATCTGTCACTTTTATCCCAGCAAAAACATTTCAAGATGTCCCTACTTTGGGAAAATATCAAAAGAGGCGTAAAGCTGTAACAGCAAAAAAGCGTGGCTGCCATCAGAGAAGCAGCAAAGTCCCCACAGAGTCAGAAGACCTTTACGACTTTGTCTTTGCGATTgcgagggaagaggaggagaatacTCCGTGTAGCGAAAGAAGGAATGCCAAGGAGGAAGAAAGCCTTGCTAGCTGTTCCCGTCTCTCAGAAGAGGCTGCCAGTAGTTCTGGCACAGTTTGCACAGAGGGAACCCGATCTGCTGGGATGCCTTCTCTGAAAACAACAGGTCATTTCCGAAGTGTGTCCACACTGGAAGTATTCTCCATCTCTCTGACCAGGAACATGTGCCAGATGCTGGGGAACCTGCTGAGTACTTGGGTGTCTTTAGAAAAACTTGTTCTGTCTTTGAATG GCCTGGGCCCCGGCATCTTCAGTATCCTCTCTGGGCTCCGGGCCCTGTCTCGCCACAGCGATTACCGCCTCCGTGTGGTGCGCATCAGTGACATGTTCTCGCATGTCCCCTGCATGAATCTTGTTCATGCTTTCCTGAGTGCTGTGCCATTGCTTCAGACCCTCTTGGTCAACTTTGATCTCAAAACCGCGACAGAGCGGGGCAGGCCAGAAGAGAGCTGGGACTTGTCACCCTTTGAAGAAGAGATTCCAG AGAGCCATTTGGAACACCTTGAAATCAGATTCCCTAGAGAGCCTCTTCAGACAAGTCTCCTGGTGCCTGTGTTGAAGGCCTCAAGGTCTCTCCAGAGCCTCTCTCTAGACAGTGTTGCAATTTCCTGTCCTCAAGAAGTTGGGCTTCTCCTACAGGCACTCAAAG AGTACAGCCCAAGCCTGAAGAAGCTAAGCTTTCATGATGTCAACCTTTCTGGCCACTCAAAGGAAGTCCTCCTCCTGCTACAGGATCCCATTCTTCAAG AAATCACCTTTTCATTCTGTCGGCTGTTTGAAAACTGCACTGCTGAGCTCCTGTCTGAAATAATAAATGTCGTGAAGAAGAACTCAACACTGAAGAGCCTCAGACTCCCTGGAAATAGGCTGG GAAATCACAGGCTTGTTGCATTGGCTGACATTTTTTCTGAAGATTCATCATCTTCCATCTGTCATCTGGATTTAAG CTCTAACTGTATCAAACCTGCTGGACTCCTGGAGTTTGCCAAGAAGCTGGAGAATTACATAGCCCAACGTGGAGAACAAATCAAATTCACCAAGCTGTGCCTCTATCAGAACTGGCTGGACCAAGATACTGTAACTGCTCAAGAGGCTCTTTGGCGGCTAAAAGCTATGTGCAGCATAGTCAGTGACACGTGGGATTCATCTCAGGCCTTGGCTGACTATATCAGTGTGATGTGA
- the LRRC41 gene encoding leucine-rich repeat-containing protein 41 isoform X2 — translation MKTRPSRLESIKCWRKKFIETFFSNVLRGILDVSLHQRLSDPSFLPLLHTSRHVTQLTIYNMLEGVSELMAKHNQSVLENLAVSLTSLTFRHLLSSSLSTRQQLSSFLHRLIHHGAVNHLSMYTWPDPDPALLALILKMSAGVWHPGKTLLDQENLCHLCREKCVDQSQKLDEEPWGSRRPFQRSVSGQHNNSNLRNEKLLPSIPQESLLGFQNAVELARTSSETLKAPVGCRLGCNSRQSKMQQSSCSENYSAEEGSVTFIPAKTFQDVPTLGKYQKRRKAVTAKKRGCHQRSSKVPTESEDLYDFVFAIAREEEENTPCSERRNAKEEESLASCSRLSEEAASSSGTVCTEGTRSAGMPSLKTTGHFRSVSTLEVFSISLTRNMCQMLGNLLSTWVSLEKLVLSLNGLGPGIFSILSGLRALSRHSDYRLRVVRISDMFSHVPCMNLVHAFLSAVPLLQTLLVNFDLKTATERGRPEESWDLSPFEEEIPESHLEHLEIRFPREPLQTSLLVPVLKASRSLQSLSLDSVAISCPQEVGLLLQALKEYSPSLKKLSFHDVNLSGHSKEVLLLLQDPILQEITFSFCRLFENCTAELLSEIINVVKKNSTLKSLRLPGNRLGNHRLVALADIFSEDSSSSICHLDLSSNCIKPAGLLEFAKKLENYIAQRGEQIKFTKLCLYQNWLDQDTVTAQEALWRLKAMCSIVSDTWDSSQALADYISVM, via the exons ATGAAAACAAGACCTTCTAGATTAGAG AGCATCAAGTGTTGGAGGAAGAAGTTCATTGAAACTTTCTTCTCAAATGTGCTGCGTGGCATCCTGGATGTGTCTTTACACCAGCGCCTAAGTGACCCTTCCTTTTTGCCCCTGCTGCACACTTCACGGCATGTTACCCAGCTTACCATCTACAACATGCTTGAGGGAGTATCAGAGCTGATGGCCAAACATAATCAGAGCGTCCTAGAAAACTTGGCTGTCTCCCTCACATCCCTGACATTCCGCCACCTCCTGTCCTCCAGTCTGTCTACTAGGCAACAGTTGAGTTCATTCCTTCATCGCCTAATTCATCATGGGGCTGTGAACCACCTCTCTATGTATACTTGGCCTGACCCTGACCCAGCACTTTTAGCCCTCATTCTGAAAATGAGTGCTGGGGTTTGGCACCCTGGAAAAACACTCCTGGACCAAGAAAACCTTTGCCATCTGTGCAGAGAGAAATGTGTTGACCAGAGCCAAAAGTTAGATGAAGAGCCTTGGGGTTCAAGGCGGCCATTTCAGAGATCAGTAAGTGGCCAACATAATAATAGCAATCTGAGGAATGAGAAACTGTTACCTAGCATACCTCAAGAATCTCTTCTGGGCTTTCAAAATGCAGTAGAGTTGgccagaactagcagtgaaactctaAAAGCCCCGGTGGGATGCAGATTGGGTTGCAATTCTAGGCAAAGCAAAATGCAGCAGAGCTCATGTTCAGAAAATTATAGTGCTGAAGAGGGATCTGTCACTTTTATCCCAGCAAAAACATTTCAAGATGTCCCTACTTTGGGAAAATATCAAAAGAGGCGTAAAGCTGTAACAGCAAAAAAGCGTGGCTGCCATCAGAGAAGCAGCAAAGTCCCCACAGAGTCAGAAGACCTTTACGACTTTGTCTTTGCGATTgcgagggaagaggaggagaatacTCCGTGTAGCGAAAGAAGGAATGCCAAGGAGGAAGAAAGCCTTGCTAGCTGTTCCCGTCTCTCAGAAGAGGCTGCCAGTAGTTCTGGCACAGTTTGCACAGAGGGAACCCGATCTGCTGGGATGCCTTCTCTGAAAACAACAGGTCATTTCCGAAGTGTGTCCACACTGGAAGTATTCTCCATCTCTCTGACCAGGAACATGTGCCAGATGCTGGGGAACCTGCTGAGTACTTGGGTGTCTTTAGAAAAACTTGTTCTGTCTTTGAATG GCCTGGGCCCCGGCATCTTCAGTATCCTCTCTGGGCTCCGGGCCCTGTCTCGCCACAGCGATTACCGCCTCCGTGTGGTGCGCATCAGTGACATGTTCTCGCATGTCCCCTGCATGAATCTTGTTCATGCTTTCCTGAGTGCTGTGCCATTGCTTCAGACCCTCTTGGTCAACTTTGATCTCAAAACCGCGACAGAGCGGGGCAGGCCAGAAGAGAGCTGGGACTTGTCACCCTTTGAAGAAGAGATTCCAG AGAGCCATTTGGAACACCTTGAAATCAGATTCCCTAGAGAGCCTCTTCAGACAAGTCTCCTGGTGCCTGTGTTGAAGGCCTCAAGGTCTCTCCAGAGCCTCTCTCTAGACAGTGTTGCAATTTCCTGTCCTCAAGAAGTTGGGCTTCTCCTACAGGCACTCAAAG AGTACAGCCCAAGCCTGAAGAAGCTAAGCTTTCATGATGTCAACCTTTCTGGCCACTCAAAGGAAGTCCTCCTCCTGCTACAGGATCCCATTCTTCAAG AAATCACCTTTTCATTCTGTCGGCTGTTTGAAAACTGCACTGCTGAGCTCCTGTCTGAAATAATAAATGTCGTGAAGAAGAACTCAACACTGAAGAGCCTCAGACTCCCTGGAAATAGGCTGG GAAATCACAGGCTTGTTGCATTGGCTGACATTTTTTCTGAAGATTCATCATCTTCCATCTGTCATCTGGATTTAAG CTCTAACTGTATCAAACCTGCTGGACTCCTGGAGTTTGCCAAGAAGCTGGAGAATTACATAGCCCAACGTGGAGAACAAATCAAATTCACCAAGCTGTGCCTCTATCAGAACTGGCTGGACCAAGATACTGTAACTGCTCAAGAGGCTCTTTGGCGGCTAAAAGCTATGTGCAGCATAGTCAGTGACACGTGGGATTCATCTCAGGCCTTGGCTGACTATATCAGTGTGATGTGA